One segment of Ahaetulla prasina isolate Xishuangbanna chromosome 9, ASM2864084v1, whole genome shotgun sequence DNA contains the following:
- the C1QTNF5 gene encoding complement C1q tumor necrosis factor-related protein 5, with amino-acid sequence MEQMRFLFLFFLALAKEAAQLEDNKIPSLCAGQPGLPGTPGTHGHQGLPGRDGRDGRDGAAGLQGEKGETGHPGLTGLRGEPGSPGSNGLPGEKGAQGECAVAPRSAFSAKRSESRSPPLPDEPIVFDIVLINEQGHYDGNTGKFMCEIPGLYYFAVHATVYRMSLQFDIMKNGKSVASFFQFYGNWPKPTSLSGGSLVRLEPEDEVWVQVAVGEYNGFYSSVKTDSTFTGFLVYSYWQNSPVFA; translated from the exons ATGGAGCAGATgcgcttcctctttcttttcttcctcgccCTGGCCAAGGAGGCGGCTCAGTTAGAAGACAACAAGATCCCCAGCTTGTGCGCGGGACAGCCGGGTCTCCCCGGGACCCCTGGAACTCACGGCCACCAGGGTTTGCCCGGCCGGGATGGTCGTGATGGACGAGATGGGGCTGCAGGCCTGCAGGGAGAGAAGGGCGAAACTGGCCATCCAG GACTAACAGGCCTCCGAGGAGAACCAGGCAGCCCCGGCTCCAATGGGCTCCCGGGTGAGAAGGGGGCCCAGGGGGAGTGTGCGGTGGCACCCCGTTCGGCCTTCAGCGCCAAGCGCTCCGAGTCCCGCAGCCCGCCGCTGCCCGACGAACCCATCGTCTTCGACATCGTCCTAATTAACGAACAAGGCCACTACGACGGCAACACCGGCAAGTTCATGTGCGAAATCCCGGGGTTGTACTACTTCGCTGTGCACGCCACCGTCTACCGGATGAGCCTCCAGTTCGACATAATGAAGAACGGCAAGTCGGTCGCTTCCTTCTTCCAGTTTTACGGCAACTGGCCCAAGCCGACCTCCCTGTCCGGAGGCAGCCTGGTGCGGCTGGAGCCTGAGGATGAAGTCTGGGTGCAGGTGGCGGTGGGCGAATACAACGGCTTCTACTCCAGCGTGAAAACAGACAGCACCTTCACCGGGTTCCTTGTCTACTCCTACTGGCAGAACTCCCCCGTCTTCGCCTGA